The genomic segment TTGATGATGTATAAAATAGGGTTGGCCTGCGATACCCACTGCCAAAATTCTGGCAGTAAGTCGATCGAGTAAAAAACACCGCCTAAATAAATTAATGGCGTTAATACAAAAGTAGGGATAATCGCTATGTCATCAAAGGATTCAGCGAATACCGCGTTAATAAAGCCCAATAGCGAAAATAGTACGGAGGTCATGAATACTACCAAAATCGTCAAACCTATGTGCTGAATCTCAAGCGCGCTAAAAAACATAGACACCAGCGTGACAATGAAACCAATCAACAAACCTCGTACCACCCCGCCACAGACGAAGCCCGCTAAAATAACCCCATTAGACACCGGTGAGACTAATAGCTCTTCGATAAAGTGTTGAAATTTACTGCCAAAAAACGATGAGACGACATTGGAATAGCTGTTGGTGATAACCGACATCATAATCAGGCCTGGCACCACAAACTGCATATAGTCAAAGCCCCCCATACTGCCAATGCGTGAACCAATCAGGTTGCCAAAAATAATGAAATACAAGCCCATGGTAATTACTGGCGGGATCAGCGTTTGCGTCCATATGCGCATAAATCGGCGAATC from the Pseudomonadales bacterium genome contains:
- a CDS encoding ABC transporter permease; translated protein: MPLSQQWVAFVTLVTKEIRRFMRIWTQTLIPPVITMGLYFIIFGNLIGSRIGSMGGFDYMQFVVPGLIMMSVITNSYSNVVSSFFGSKFQHFIEELLVSPVSNGVILAGFVCGGVVRGLLIGFIVTLVSMFFSALEIQHIGLTILVVFMTSVLFSLLGFINAVFAESFDDIAIIPTFVLTPLIYLGGVFYSIDLLPEFWQWVSQANPILYIINAFRFGILGQSDIDVGLAVVMIAVFTALAAAVSVGLLNNGTRLRQ